One stretch of Thermanaerosceptrum fracticalcis DNA includes these proteins:
- a CDS encoding dihydroorotase: MKYILKGGLVIDPRSGLEKILDLLIENGRIVEMSSELQEKNVETIDVTGKIVAPGFIDLHVHLREPGGEAHETILTGCQAAVAGGFTTITAMPNTKPCADNEGVVELIKARAEKAGLSRVLPLGTVSKGQQGQEIAEIGSLYRAGAVGISDDGEPVTNSEVMRRALEYCKLFDIPVISHSEDHYLTAEGLMHEGYWSTVLGLKGIPPQAEEIMVARDILLAELTGGRLHLAHLSTAGSVELLRFAKERGIKVTAEVTPHHLCLTDEEVKTYNTSTKVSPPLRSPEHLTAVRQALKEGVIECVATDHAPWASEDKEQEFAKAPNGISGLETAVPMCWDALVVSGLMKPRELIARFTTGPAKILKLDRGYLAPGAVADITVIDPDLKKKVVAKDFYSKGKNSPVDGKTYQGWPVMTIVDGKIVMEDGKVKEGR, translated from the coding sequence ATGAAATACATCTTGAAAGGCGGACTGGTCATAGATCCCAGGTCCGGTCTGGAAAAAATCCTGGATCTTTTGATAGAGAACGGCAGGATAGTTGAAATGTCTTCTGAGTTGCAGGAGAAAAATGTGGAAACCATAGATGTAACGGGAAAAATCGTGGCTCCCGGCTTTATTGACCTTCATGTACACCTGCGGGAACCCGGCGGGGAAGCCCATGAAACCATATTGACCGGCTGCCAGGCCGCTGTGGCCGGTGGTTTTACCACCATCACCGCCATGCCCAACACCAAACCCTGTGCCGATAATGAGGGTGTGGTTGAACTAATTAAAGCCAGGGCGGAAAAGGCAGGCCTCTCTAGAGTGCTGCCCCTGGGTACGGTGAGCAAAGGGCAGCAGGGCCAGGAAATTGCGGAAATCGGCAGCTTATACCGGGCCGGAGCCGTGGGTATTTCCGACGACGGCGAGCCTGTGACCAACAGTGAGGTGATGCGCCGGGCCTTGGAATACTGCAAACTCTTTGACATACCCGTTATTTCCCACAGCGAAGACCATTACCTTACAGCCGAGGGTTTAATGCATGAAGGTTACTGGTCCACGGTGCTTGGACTCAAGGGAATTCCCCCTCAAGCCGAAGAAATCATGGTGGCCCGGGATATTCTCCTGGCCGAGCTCACCGGTGGCCGGCTCCACCTGGCCCATCTCAGCACGGCGGGCAGCGTGGAACTCCTCAGGTTTGCCAAAGAGCGAGGAATCAAGGTTACGGCAGAGGTAACTCCTCACCATCTCTGCTTAACCGATGAAGAGGTGAAGACCTACAACACCAGTACTAAAGTAAGCCCGCCCCTGCGCAGTCCCGAGCACTTAACTGCTGTGCGCCAGGCCCTTAAGGAGGGGGTTATTGAATGTGTGGCCACGGACCACGCGCCCTGGGCCAGTGAAGATAAGGAACAGGAATTTGCCAAGGCACCTAACGGTATCTCGGGATTAGAAACAGCAGTGCCCATGTGCTGGGATGCCCTGGTGGTGTCAGGTTTGATGAAACCCCGGGAATTAATAGCCAGGTTTACCACGGGGCCGGCAAAAATCCTGAAATTAGACAGGGGGTATCTGGCACCCGGTGCTGTGGCAGATATTACGGTAATTGACCCCGACTTAAAGAAAAAAGTTGTGGCTAAAGATTTTTACTCCAAGGGCAAGAACAGCCCGGTAGACGGGAAAACTTACCAGGGCTGGCCTGTAATGACCATCGTGGATGGGAAGATTGTGATGGAGGACGGTAAAGTAAAGGAGGGCAGATAA
- the carA gene encoding glutamine-hydrolyzing carbamoyl-phosphate synthase small subunit yields MKAYLCLADGRIFEGKSIGLVGETAGEVVFNTSMTGYQEILTDPSYAGQIIVLTYPLIGNYGVNREDEESPRSQARGLVIKELCNQPSNFRSEQNLHRYLVSQNIVGIKDVDTRALTKHLRQAGTMLGIISTESTPEELVEKARRLEPVTGPHLVKGVTTKESYTLPGGEYPVVVVDYGAKGNIIKALQHLNCQVTVVPATVTAEEILARKPWGVVLSNGPGDPQDVDYTLPMIRGVLDAGIPVMGICLGHQLLGLALGGTTYKLKFGHRGGNHPVKDLITNRVHITSQNHGYALAKESLDGKEIEITHINLHDQTVEGLRHKTKPAFSVQFHPEACPGPQDTAELFGRFLEMVKEYGRERSVSHA; encoded by the coding sequence TTGAAAGCTTATCTATGTTTGGCAGACGGGAGAATCTTTGAAGGCAAGTCCATTGGCCTGGTAGGAGAAACTGCAGGTGAAGTGGTTTTCAATACCAGCATGACAGGTTACCAGGAAATCTTAACGGACCCTTCTTATGCAGGGCAGATTATTGTTTTAACCTACCCCCTTATCGGCAACTACGGGGTAAACCGGGAGGATGAAGAATCCCCCAGGTCCCAGGCCAGGGGTTTGGTGATCAAGGAATTATGCAACCAGCCCAGTAACTTTCGTTCCGAACAGAATCTCCACCGCTACCTGGTCTCCCAAAATATTGTGGGAATCAAAGATGTGGACACAAGGGCCCTGACCAAACACCTGAGACAGGCTGGAACCATGCTGGGCATTATCAGCACCGAGTCAACACCCGAAGAACTGGTGGAGAAGGCCAGGAGGCTGGAACCTGTCACAGGGCCTCATCTGGTAAAGGGTGTTACGACTAAAGAGAGTTATACCCTGCCTGGGGGAGAGTACCCAGTGGTTGTGGTGGACTACGGTGCTAAGGGCAATATTATAAAAGCTTTACAGCATTTGAACTGCCAGGTCACGGTAGTACCTGCCACGGTTACGGCAGAGGAAATCCTGGCCAGGAAACCCTGGGGTGTGGTTTTGTCTAACGGGCCCGGTGATCCCCAGGATGTAGATTATACCCTGCCCATGATCAGAGGAGTCCTGGATGCCGGAATACCGGTTATGGGTATCTGTCTGGGCCACCAGCTCCTGGGCCTGGCCCTGGGCGGCACCACATATAAATTAAAATTCGGCCACCGGGGCGGCAACCACCCGGTCAAAGACCTGATCACCAACCGGGTCCACATTACTTCTCAGAATCACGGGTATGCCCTGGCTAAGGAAAGCCTGGACGGTAAAGAAATAGAAATAACCCATATCAATCTCCATGACCAGACGGTGGAGGGTTTAAGACATAAAACGAAACCGGCCTTCTCCGTACAGTTTCACCCCGAGGCATGTCCTGGTCCCCAGGATACAGCAGAACTCTTTGGCCGTTTTCTGGAAATGGTGAAGGAATACGGGCGGGAAAGGAGTGTTAGTCATGCCTAA
- the carB gene encoding carbamoyl-phosphate synthase large subunit: protein MPKAAGLQKVLVIGSGPIVIGQAAEFDYAGTQACRALKEEGIEVVLVNSNPATIMTDAHMASRVYLEPLTEDVLEEIIKKEKPQGLLATLGGQVGLNMALKLAKKGVLEREGVRLLGTPLSAIEKAEDREMFKATMGEIHEPVPESAIVGSVEEAVIFAGQIGYPVIVRPGYTLGGTGGGVAENEEQLTDIAMKGLKYSLNRQLLIERSVAGWKEIEFEVMRDSHDNCITICSMENVDPVGIHTGDSIVVAPTQTLSDRDYQMLRSAALKIIRALGIEGGCNIQYALDPHSSKYYVIEVNPRVSRSSALASKATGYPIAKVAAKIALGYTLDEIANSVTGNTSACFEPALDYVVVKIPRWPFDKFTTARRTLGSQMKATGEVMALGRNFASALLKAIRSLEMNFVGLLVPQFQKFTWRELQEKMQQADDERLFVVAESLRRGVSVEQLHHLTGIDLFFLENLAHIVEIEMTLTQKKEWSREDWLTAKKYGFSDYQLAYLLGKREKEIRRERLALGVKAGFRMVDTCAGEFAATTPYYYSSYGEENELEPSEKKKVVVLGSGPIRIGQGIEFDYCSVHSSWALKERDIEAIVINNNPETVSTDPDTSDRLFFEPLTLENVLNVIEAEEPAGVIVQFGGQTAINLAKPLAQAGITILGTSVEDIDRAEDREKFDALLEELGIPRPQGSMAHSQHEARAIAAKLGFPVLVRPSYVLGGRAMEIVHTEEDLTNYLAEAVRISPEHPVLVDRYLVGKEVEVDAICDGERVLIPGIMEHLERAGVHSGDSIAIYPPQTLNEDLRQRLVQYTEKLALGLRIKGLVNIQFVIQGDEIYVLEVNPRASRTVPFLSKVTGIPMVKLATRIMLGETLEIMGYGGGLWPAPELVAIKMPVFSFNKLSGVETSLGPEMKSTGEVMGLADEFTLALTKAFLGAGYQIPEEGDILATVADKDKREALPVLREFSELGFTIWATAGTAKLLREHNIPVREVAKINQGKPDVVDLIRGGKLGFVINTLTKGKEPQRDGFQIRRAAVEFNIPCLTSLDTCTGLLKVIKERKGRGLGVKALQEYV, encoded by the coding sequence ATGCCTAAGGCAGCAGGATTGCAAAAAGTCCTGGTCATTGGTTCCGGTCCCATTGTCATCGGGCAGGCGGCAGAATTTGACTATGCCGGTACCCAGGCCTGCCGGGCCTTAAAAGAAGAAGGTATCGAGGTGGTTCTGGTCAATTCCAACCCGGCCACCATCATGACCGATGCCCATATGGCTTCCCGGGTCTACCTTGAACCCCTGACGGAAGATGTCCTGGAAGAGATTATTAAAAAAGAAAAACCCCAGGGTCTCCTGGCTACCCTGGGGGGGCAGGTGGGGTTAAACATGGCCTTAAAGCTTGCCAAGAAAGGGGTTCTGGAAAGGGAAGGCGTCAGGCTCCTGGGTACACCCTTAAGTGCCATTGAAAAGGCGGAAGACCGGGAAATGTTCAAAGCCACCATGGGTGAAATCCATGAACCTGTTCCTGAGAGCGCCATTGTGGGCAGTGTGGAAGAAGCCGTGATCTTCGCCGGGCAAATCGGCTATCCTGTCATCGTGCGGCCCGGATATACCCTGGGCGGCACCGGGGGCGGTGTGGCGGAAAATGAGGAACAGCTTACGGACATCGCCATGAAGGGCTTAAAATACAGTCTGAACCGCCAGTTGTTAATTGAACGGAGTGTGGCGGGCTGGAAGGAAATTGAGTTTGAAGTCATGCGGGATTCTCATGATAACTGTATTACCATATGTTCCATGGAAAACGTTGACCCTGTGGGTATTCATACAGGAGACAGTATTGTGGTAGCACCTACCCAGACCCTTTCTGACCGGGATTACCAGATGCTGAGGAGTGCAGCCTTAAAGATCATCAGAGCCCTGGGGATAGAGGGCGGCTGCAATATCCAGTACGCCCTGGACCCCCACAGCAGTAAATATTACGTGATTGAAGTCAATCCCCGGGTCAGCCGTTCCAGTGCTTTGGCTTCCAAAGCTACGGGATACCCCATCGCCAAAGTGGCGGCCAAGATTGCTCTGGGCTATACCCTGGATGAAATCGCCAACAGTGTTACAGGTAATACTTCAGCCTGTTTCGAACCGGCTCTGGATTATGTAGTCGTAAAAATACCCCGCTGGCCCTTTGATAAGTTTACTACAGCCAGGAGAACCCTGGGCTCCCAGATGAAAGCCACGGGTGAGGTCATGGCTCTGGGCAGGAATTTTGCTTCGGCCCTCTTAAAGGCCATCCGTTCCCTGGAGATGAACTTTGTAGGCCTCCTGGTACCCCAATTTCAGAAGTTTACCTGGAGAGAGCTCCAGGAAAAAATGCAACAGGCCGATGATGAACGGCTTTTTGTAGTGGCGGAGAGTTTACGGCGCGGCGTCTCCGTGGAACAACTTCACCATCTCACGGGGATAGATTTATTCTTCCTGGAAAACCTGGCCCATATCGTGGAGATTGAAATGACCCTGACCCAGAAGAAAGAGTGGAGCCGCGAGGACTGGCTTACTGCCAAAAAATACGGTTTTAGCGACTACCAGTTGGCCTATCTCCTGGGTAAAAGGGAAAAGGAAATTCGCCGGGAGAGGCTGGCCCTGGGCGTGAAAGCGGGTTTTCGCATGGTGGATACCTGTGCCGGTGAATTTGCTGCCACCACACCTTATTATTACTCCAGCTATGGCGAGGAAAATGAACTGGAACCCTCTGAAAAAAAGAAAGTGGTGGTCTTAGGTTCAGGACCTATCCGTATCGGACAGGGCATCGAGTTTGATTATTGTTCGGTCCATTCCTCCTGGGCCTTAAAAGAAAGGGACATTGAAGCCATTGTGATTAATAACAATCCGGAAACGGTCAGTACCGACCCCGATACTTCCGACCGTCTCTTCTTCGAACCCCTGACCCTGGAAAACGTTTTGAACGTCATCGAGGCGGAAGAACCAGCCGGTGTCATCGTCCAGTTCGGCGGGCAGACAGCCATCAACCTGGCCAAACCCCTGGCTCAGGCCGGAATCACCATCCTGGGCACCAGTGTGGAGGACATTGACCGTGCCGAGGACAGGGAGAAATTTGATGCCCTCCTGGAGGAGCTAGGCATCCCCCGGCCTCAGGGCAGCATGGCCCACAGCCAGCATGAAGCCAGGGCCATTGCCGCTAAGCTGGGTTTCCCGGTTCTGGTTCGCCCCTCTTATGTACTGGGAGGAAGGGCTATGGAGATAGTCCATACCGAAGAAGACCTCACTAATTACCTGGCCGAGGCCGTGCGCATCTCCCCGGAACATCCTGTCCTGGTAGACCGTTATCTGGTGGGAAAAGAAGTGGAAGTCGACGCTATCTGCGACGGGGAGAGGGTGCTCATACCCGGTATCATGGAGCATTTGGAAAGAGCCGGGGTCCATTCAGGAGACAGTATTGCCATTTACCCACCTCAAACTTTAAATGAGGATTTAAGACAAAGACTGGTCCAATATACGGAAAAGTTAGCATTAGGACTTAGGATAAAAGGCCTGGTCAACATCCAGTTTGTCATTCAGGGAGATGAGATTTATGTTCTGGAAGTGAATCCCCGGGCCAGCCGGACAGTGCCTTTCTTGAGTAAAGTCACAGGGATTCCCATGGTGAAGCTGGCTACCAGGATTATGCTGGGCGAGACCCTGGAGATCATGGGTTATGGTGGGGGATTATGGCCCGCGCCTGAACTGGTAGCTATTAAAATGCCCGTTTTCTCCTTTAACAAGCTTTCCGGTGTGGAAACATCCCTGGGACCGGAAATGAAATCTACCGGTGAAGTTATGGGACTGGCCGACGAATTCACTTTAGCCCTCACCAAGGCCTTCCTGGGGGCAGGCTATCAGATTCCTGAGGAAGGGGACATACTGGCTACTGTAGCTGATAAGGATAAGAGGGAAGCCTTGCCTGTCTTACGGGAGTTCAGCGAATTAGGCTTTACTATCTGGGCTACCGCAGGTACGGCCAAATTATTAAGAGAGCATAACATCCCGGTCCGTGAGGTGGCCAAGATTAACCAGGGCAAACCGGATGTAGTGGACTTAATCCGGGGAGGTAAGCTGGGCTTTGTGATTAACACTTTAACCAAAGGAAAAGAACCCCAGCGTGACGGTTTCCAGATTCGCCGGGCAGCCGTGGAGTTTAACATTCCCTGCCTTACTTCCCTGGACACTTGTACGGGACTTCTTAAAGTAATTAAGGAAAGAAAGGGACGGGGATTAGGGGTTAAAGCCCTGCAGGAGTATGTATAG
- a CDS encoding DUF362 domain-containing protein — MLVDHEKCSGCGICVPYCPVQAISIRDRKAYIDQEVCLECGTCGRQRIVKCPRQALYESPDVFKRPRSIRKYFSDPMATHVETKVPGRGTEEVKSNDVTGRVKRGQVGIAIEVGRPSVGASYRDVEKITMALAKHQISYEELNPLTHLMEDVSKGTFTEEAKQARVVSAIIEFVVPESQLEEILVTLMDVAKKIDTVFSLDLIARFPEDGSLPTFPQLERLGIQPRPNNKINLGLGRPLKEE; from the coding sequence GTTGATCATGAAAAATGCTCAGGATGTGGCATATGTGTGCCGTATTGTCCCGTACAGGCCATTAGCATACGCGATCGTAAAGCCTATATAGACCAGGAAGTCTGTCTTGAATGCGGTACCTGTGGACGCCAACGTATTGTTAAGTGTCCACGCCAGGCTCTTTATGAAAGTCCAGATGTTTTCAAACGCCCCAGATCAATTAGGAAGTATTTTAGCGATCCTATGGCCACCCACGTGGAGACAAAGGTACCAGGACGGGGTACAGAGGAAGTAAAGTCCAATGATGTAACCGGTCGAGTAAAGAGGGGCCAAGTAGGAATTGCTATTGAGGTGGGTCGGCCAAGTGTTGGTGCCAGCTATCGTGATGTTGAAAAAATCACTATGGCCCTTGCCAAACATCAGATAAGCTACGAAGAACTTAATCCCCTTACACACCTTATGGAGGATGTATCTAAGGGAACCTTTACGGAAGAAGCAAAACAAGCTCGAGTGGTTTCAGCTATCATTGAGTTTGTTGTTCCCGAGAGCCAGTTAGAAGAAATTTTGGTTACCCTCATGGATGTTGCTAAAAAAATTGATACCGTTTTTTCCTTAGACTTAATTGCGCGCTTCCCCGAAGACGGTAGTCTACCTACCTTCCCGCAGTTAGAGCGCTTGGGTATTCAGCCAAGGCCAAATAATAAAATCAATTTAGGCTTAGGACGACCTTTAAAGGAGGAATAG
- a CDS encoding DegV family protein has translation MASKIKIVTDSTSDLPEELVRMHDIHVVPLYVNFSEATYKDGVDLAAKDFYPMLEKAKDSLPKTSMPSVGDFVKVYESLLQQGYEILSIHISSGLSGTASVAETAAGMLKGRISVFDSKSISAGIGLQVLEAVEMVKQNLSLDHILSRLEEVRQRTEVFFSLDTLEYLEKGGRIGRVSALLGSLLKIKPVVRVENGIYVPLDRVRNQKQAIQKMVEHMVKTLAGHKPKGVAVVHGAAEELAKELKKLVEETVGIKISLFKETGPVIGVHTGPGTLGVGFTY, from the coding sequence TTGGCAAGTAAAATTAAAATAGTGACTGACAGTACCTCCGACCTGCCTGAGGAACTGGTAAGGATGCATGATATTCATGTGGTACCTCTCTATGTCAACTTTAGCGAGGCTACCTATAAGGATGGCGTAGATCTGGCCGCCAAGGATTTCTACCCTATGCTGGAAAAGGCCAAAGACAGCTTACCCAAGACTTCCATGCCTTCGGTTGGTGATTTTGTTAAAGTTTACGAATCCCTCTTACAGCAGGGTTATGAAATACTCTCCATACATATCTCTTCCGGTTTAAGCGGTACTGCCTCCGTGGCGGAAACGGCAGCGGGCATGCTTAAGGGAAGAATCTCTGTTTTTGACTCCAAATCCATCAGTGCCGGCATCGGCCTCCAGGTCCTGGAAGCCGTAGAAATGGTGAAACAGAACCTTTCTCTGGACCACATACTGAGTCGTTTGGAAGAAGTACGCCAGCGAACGGAAGTTTTCTTCTCCCTGGATACCCTTGAATACCTGGAGAAAGGCGGTCGTATCGGACGGGTCTCTGCCCTCCTGGGTTCTCTTTTAAAAATCAAGCCGGTAGTGCGGGTGGAAAATGGCATCTACGTACCCCTGGACCGGGTGAGAAACCAGAAACAAGCTATTCAGAAAATGGTGGAACACATGGTCAAAACTCTGGCCGGCCATAAGCCCAAAGGTGTAGCCGTAGTCCACGGTGCCGCTGAAGAGCTTGCTAAGGAGTTAAAGAAACTGGTGGAAGAAACCGTGGGCATCAAGATATCCCTCTTCAAAGAAACAGGCCCCGTTATCGGTGTCCATACCGGACCGGGTACGCTGGGAGTAGGGTTTACTTACTAA
- a CDS encoding aspartate carbamoyltransferase catalytic subunit — protein MGIKAKDLITMEQLSVEEIENILQTAREMKNVLKRDIKKIPTLRGKAIINLFYEASTRTRTSFELAGKYMSADVINISTSTSSVVKGESLKDTGLTLEMMGADIVVIRHSMSGAPQMLGQYLRARVINAGDGFHEHPTQALLDMMTMKEHLGELKGLKVAIIGDILHSRVARSNIHGLTKMGAQVWLCGPPTLIPHGLEKLGVKVTYDINEALQDAQVVMMLRIQLERQKAGLFPTLREYSQLFGLNRERLQLAAKDCLVLHPGPMNRGIEISGEVADGLHSVINEQVTHGVAVRMALLYLMLGQKEEW, from the coding sequence ATGGGAATTAAAGCGAAGGATCTTATCACTATGGAACAATTAAGTGTGGAAGAGATCGAAAACATTCTCCAGACAGCCAGGGAGATGAAAAACGTCCTCAAACGTGACATTAAAAAAATACCCACACTCAGGGGGAAGGCGATCATCAATCTTTTTTACGAAGCCAGTACCCGGACCCGGACCTCTTTTGAGCTGGCCGGCAAGTACATGAGTGCAGATGTCATTAACATTAGTACCTCGACCAGCAGTGTGGTCAAGGGTGAGAGCCTGAAGGACACCGGGTTAACCCTGGAGATGATGGGGGCTGACATTGTGGTCATCCGGCACAGTATGTCCGGTGCCCCCCAGATGCTTGGCCAGTATCTGAGGGCTCGAGTAATCAATGCCGGGGACGGGTTCCATGAACATCCCACCCAGGCCCTTCTTGACATGATGACCATGAAAGAACATCTGGGCGAATTAAAAGGTTTAAAAGTAGCCATCATCGGCGATATCCTGCACAGCCGGGTAGCCCGGTCCAATATCCATGGGCTCACCAAAATGGGGGCCCAGGTCTGGTTATGCGGCCCGCCTACCCTGATTCCTCACGGATTAGAGAAGCTGGGGGTAAAGGTTACTTATGACATCAACGAGGCCTTACAGGATGCCCAGGTGGTCATGATGCTTAGAATCCAGCTGGAAAGGCAGAAGGCCGGGCTTTTTCCCACTTTACGGGAATACAGCCAGCTCTTTGGTTTAAACCGGGAGCGCCTGCAGCTGGCCGCTAAAGATTGCCTGGTCCTGCACCCGGGACCCATGAACCGGGGCATTGAAATTTCCGGTGAGGTGGCAGACGGTCTCCACTCGGTAATCAATGAACAGGTTACCCACGGGGTGGCTGTGCGGATGGCCCTCTTATACCTGATGTTGGGACAGAAGGAGGAGTGGTAA
- a CDS encoding 2-hydroxymuconate tautomerase, whose product MPVIHVNMLKGKTTEQKKIMVESITEAVVKAINVEPEKVTIFINEFEKEEIGKGGRLYTEIK is encoded by the coding sequence GTGCCTGTAATCCATGTTAATATGCTTAAAGGAAAAACCACAGAGCAAAAAAAAATTATGGTGGAATCTATAACGGAAGCTGTGGTAAAGGCTATCAATGTTGAACCAGAGAAAGTTACTATATTTATCAACGAATTTGAAAAAGAAGAAATTGGTAAGGGTGGCAGGTTGTATACTGAGATAAAATAG